From Halomicrobium salinisoli, the proteins below share one genomic window:
- a CDS encoding ABC transporter permease translates to MTTADRRPGPRGYYTLLKAVVYRDLLIWVRYPVDAVTGVVMGLFFFGVMFYGGTLVAGQTLTDSLEGLIVGYFLWTLSLGAYSGITNDVRSEASWGTLERHFTTPFGFGPVVLAKGLAILLRTFATSAVILAAMLLVSDVTLRLPVVTVVTVATLAIASAFGLGLAMGGLGVLYKRISNLVNLVQFSFVGLISAPAFDLGWARLLPLAQGSAMLQRAMRDGVRLWEFDPAALAVLIGTAVGYVAAGYLAFGLATRRARRLGVLGDY, encoded by the coding sequence ATGACGACCGCCGACCGCCGCCCGGGACCGCGGGGCTACTACACGCTCCTGAAGGCCGTCGTGTACCGCGACCTGCTGATCTGGGTCCGCTACCCGGTCGACGCCGTGACGGGCGTGGTGATGGGGCTGTTCTTCTTCGGCGTGATGTTCTACGGCGGCACCCTGGTCGCCGGGCAGACGCTCACCGACTCCCTCGAGGGCCTGATCGTGGGCTACTTCCTGTGGACGCTGTCGCTCGGCGCGTACTCCGGGATCACGAACGACGTCCGGTCGGAGGCCAGCTGGGGCACGCTGGAGCGGCACTTCACCACGCCCTTCGGCTTCGGCCCGGTCGTGCTGGCGAAGGGCCTGGCCATCCTGCTCCGGACGTTCGCGACGTCGGCCGTGATCCTGGCGGCGATGCTACTGGTGAGCGACGTGACGCTGCGGCTGCCGGTGGTGACCGTCGTCACGGTCGCCACGCTGGCTATCGCGTCGGCGTTCGGGCTGGGGCTGGCGATGGGCGGCCTGGGCGTGCTGTACAAGCGGATCAGCAACCTCGTGAACCTCGTCCAGTTCTCCTTCGTCGGCCTCATCTCCGCGCCGGCGTTCGACCTCGGGTGGGCCCGCTTGCTCCCGCTCGCACAGGGCAGCGCGATGCTCCAGCGGGCGATGCGCGACGGCGTCCGCCTGTGGGAGTTCGACCCCGCCGCGCTCGCGGTGCTGATCGGCACTGCGGTCGGCTACGTCGCGGCCGGCTACCTGGCGTTCGGCCTGGCCACGCGGCGCGCCCGGCGGCTGGGCGTCCTCGGTGACTACTGA
- a CDS encoding DUF5822 domain-containing protein, giving the protein MPARETTNPDGVDFGWVMQVTFVATIVVGAPVVAVLSTTTELASWTERALFAVRVGAPIWFCTSIAAYLYARREA; this is encoded by the coding sequence GTGCCAGCGCGCGAGACGACGAATCCGGACGGGGTCGACTTCGGGTGGGTGATGCAGGTCACCTTCGTCGCCACTATCGTCGTCGGCGCGCCCGTCGTCGCCGTCCTCTCGACGACGACCGAACTCGCCTCCTGGACCGAGCGCGCCCTGTTCGCGGTCCGCGTCGGCGCGCCGATCTGGTTCTGCACCTCGATCGCCGCGTACCTGTACGCCCGGCGCGAGGCGTAG
- a CDS encoding succinate dehydrogenase/fumarate reductase iron-sulfur subunit — protein MSTIEQQEPDETETETETETAVESPGDRRRREKADRAVEDEARRETEEAADEFDEAVDLKVFRYDPEVQGKEEPRFDDFTVPFHKGMTVLDALIYSRDHYDSSLTFRHSCRQAVCGSDALFINGRQRLACKTQIADLDGDTIRVEPLPHQEVVKDLVVDMEHFYEQMHAVEPYFDADELPDDEMEEQRQSRENREKIKMSTRCIWCGACMSSCNIAAGDNEYLGPAAINKAYRFAMDEREGENRKQERLRIVEQEHGVWRCQTQFSCTEVCPKDIPLTEHIQELKRESVKNNLKFW, from the coding sequence ATGAGTACGATAGAACAACAGGAACCGGACGAGACGGAGACAGAGACGGAGACCGAGACGGCGGTGGAGTCGCCGGGCGACCGGCGCCGTCGCGAGAAGGCGGACCGGGCGGTCGAGGACGAGGCCCGCCGCGAGACCGAAGAGGCCGCCGACGAGTTCGACGAGGCGGTCGACCTGAAGGTGTTCCGGTACGACCCGGAGGTCCAGGGCAAGGAAGAGCCGCGGTTCGACGACTTCACCGTCCCCTTCCACAAGGGGATGACGGTGCTGGACGCGCTCATCTACTCGCGCGACCACTACGACTCGTCGCTGACCTTCCGGCACTCCTGCCGGCAGGCCGTCTGCGGCTCGGACGCGCTGTTCATCAACGGCCGCCAGCGGCTGGCCTGCAAGACCCAGATCGCCGACCTCGACGGCGACACCATCCGCGTCGAGCCGCTCCCCCACCAGGAGGTCGTCAAGGACCTCGTCGTGGACATGGAGCACTTCTACGAGCAGATGCACGCCGTCGAGCCGTACTTCGACGCGGACGAGCTGCCCGACGACGAGATGGAGGAGCAGCGCCAGAGCCGCGAGAACCGCGAGAAGATCAAGATGTCGACGCGCTGTATCTGGTGTGGCGCCTGCATGTCCTCCTGTAACATCGCCGCCGGGGACAACGAGTACCTCGGCCCGGCGGCCATCAACAAGGCCTACCGGTTCGCGATGGACGAGCGGGAGGGCGAGAACCGCAAGCAGGAGCGCCTGCGCATCGTCGAGCAGGAGCACGGCGTCTGGCGCTGCCAGACCCAGTTCTCCTGCACCGAAGTCTGTCCGAAGGACATCCCGCTGACCGAGCACATCCAGGAGCTCAAGCGGGAGTCGGTCAAGAACAACCTCAAGTTCTGGTAA
- the panB gene encoding 3-methyl-2-oxobutanoate hydroxymethyltransferase gives MRAKDIRAMAGEETVTMLTAYDAPTAELAEAAGVDVLLVGDSMGNLRLGHDSTLPVTVDETASHTAAVARAADESFVVADMPFLSYGADEGEAVENCGRMVKEAGADAVKLESGPHTVDLTRRLTDLGVPVQAHLGLTPQRENETGLFRQGTDRDAAEEIIDLAREHEDAGAFSLVLEHVPSNLGAAVTEAIDIPTIGIGAGPDCDGQVLTVDEVIGLTEGTAPFAERFGDVRGEMERAIESYVDAVESGEFPREEHGHVEESLEY, from the coding sequence ATGCGCGCGAAGGACATCAGGGCGATGGCGGGCGAGGAGACGGTGACGATGCTGACCGCCTACGACGCGCCGACGGCCGAGCTTGCGGAAGCCGCGGGGGTCGACGTCCTGCTCGTTGGCGACTCGATGGGGAACCTGCGGCTCGGGCACGACTCGACGCTGCCCGTGACCGTCGACGAGACGGCGAGTCACACCGCCGCCGTCGCCCGGGCGGCCGACGAGTCGTTCGTCGTCGCGGACATGCCCTTCCTGTCCTACGGCGCCGACGAGGGCGAGGCCGTCGAGAACTGCGGCCGGATGGTCAAGGAGGCCGGCGCCGACGCCGTCAAGCTCGAGTCCGGTCCCCACACCGTCGACCTGACGCGGCGGCTCACCGACCTCGGCGTCCCCGTCCAGGCGCACCTCGGACTGACGCCCCAGCGGGAGAACGAGACGGGCCTGTTCCGGCAGGGAACCGACCGGGACGCCGCCGAGGAGATCATCGACCTCGCGCGCGAGCACGAGGACGCGGGCGCGTTCTCGCTCGTGCTCGAACACGTCCCGTCGAACCTCGGCGCGGCGGTGACCGAGGCGATCGATATCCCGACCATCGGCATCGGCGCCGGGCCCGACTGCGACGGTCAGGTGCTGACCGTCGACGAGGTGATCGGGCTCACGGAGGGGACGGCACCCTTCGCCGAGCGGTTCGGCGACGTCCGCGGCGAGATGGAGCGCGCCATCGAGTCCTACGTCGACGCCGTCGAGTCCGGCGAGTTCCCCCGCGAAGAGCACGGCCACGTCGAGGAATCGCTGGAGTACTGA
- a CDS encoding 5'-deoxyadenosine deaminase: protein MIVSGTVVADAETTVEDGAVVTDGDEIAFVGRRSEAVDRYPDHERRSFDIVAPGLIGSHVHSVQTLGRGIADDAPLLEWLEEHVLPLEAAMGPEATRTAATLGYMECLASGVTTVLDHLSVNHAAEAFEAAVETGIRGRLGKVLMDYDAPDGLQEDAEEGLRESERLIEEYHGAADGRIRYAVTPRFAVSCTEACLRGVRELADAHDGVGIHTHASENRDEVATVEERTGERNVEWLHEVGLTGPDVTLAHCVWTDERERAILAETDTRVVHCPSSNMKLASGVAPVEDYLDRGVTVGLGNDGPPCNNTLDPFTEMRQASLLAKVDDRDATALPASTVFEMATTGGATAAGFERVGALREGYRADVIGLSTDSPRATPVHDPVSHLVFAAHGDDVRFTVVGGDVVYDGGAFAAVDADAVTSRASAFAAELTDD, encoded by the coding sequence ATGATCGTCTCGGGCACCGTCGTCGCGGACGCGGAGACGACCGTCGAAGACGGGGCGGTCGTCACCGACGGCGACGAGATCGCCTTCGTCGGGCGGCGCAGCGAGGCCGTCGACCGCTATCCGGACCACGAGCGCCGGTCGTTCGATATCGTCGCGCCGGGCCTGATCGGGTCGCACGTCCACTCCGTCCAGACGCTGGGGCGGGGCATCGCCGACGACGCGCCGCTGCTGGAGTGGCTCGAGGAGCACGTCCTCCCGCTGGAGGCCGCGATGGGACCGGAGGCGACCCGGACGGCGGCGACGCTGGGCTACATGGAGTGCCTGGCAAGCGGCGTGACGACCGTCCTCGACCACCTCTCGGTCAACCACGCGGCCGAGGCCTTCGAGGCGGCCGTCGAGACGGGGATCCGCGGGCGCCTGGGGAAGGTGCTCATGGACTACGACGCCCCGGACGGACTCCAGGAGGACGCCGAGGAGGGGCTCCGGGAGTCCGAGCGCCTGATCGAGGAGTACCACGGGGCAGCGGACGGCCGGATCAGATACGCCGTGACGCCGCGTTTCGCCGTCTCCTGCACAGAGGCGTGTCTGCGTGGCGTCCGCGAGCTCGCGGACGCCCACGACGGCGTCGGGATCCACACGCACGCCAGCGAGAACCGCGACGAGGTGGCGACCGTCGAGGAGCGGACCGGCGAGCGCAACGTCGAGTGGCTCCACGAGGTCGGCCTGACCGGCCCGGACGTGACGCTGGCCCACTGCGTCTGGACGGACGAGCGCGAGCGGGCGATCCTCGCAGAGACCGACACGCGCGTCGTCCACTGCCCCTCGTCGAACATGAAACTCGCCAGCGGCGTCGCCCCGGTCGAGGACTACCTCGACCGCGGCGTCACCGTCGGGCTCGGCAACGACGGGCCGCCCTGCAACAACACGCTCGACCCCTTCACGGAGATGCGCCAGGCGAGCCTCCTGGCGAAGGTCGACGACCGCGACGCGACGGCGCTGCCGGCGTCGACCGTCTTCGAGATGGCGACGACGGGCGGCGCGACGGCCGCGGGCTTCGAGCGGGTCGGCGCCCTCCGGGAGGGGTACCGCGCGGACGTGATCGGACTGTCGACCGACAGCCCGCGCGCGACGCCGGTCCACGACCCGGTCTCACACCTGGTGTTCGCGGCCCACGGCGACGACGTCCGGTTCACCGTGGTCGGCGGCGACGTCGTGTACGACGGCGGGGCGTTCGCCGCGGTCGACGCGGACGCGGTCACGTCGCGGGCCTCGGCGTTCGCGGCCGAACTCACCGACGACTGA
- a CDS encoding helix-turn-helix domain-containing protein, producing the protein MAKYSTGSGGGGAGESCELCGASDRDLREATVAGATLQVCSDCAEHGDGETRGASGSRDDQDRDRDRRAAQNAAKVHDAAQGDSTHWEEHGTDYDGDQLPYLVRDYGRRVVEARQEAGLQTDELAEEVEEDESDVLAVEQGRATQANVGGSVVAKLEEFLDVELSEER; encoded by the coding sequence ATGGCCAAGTACTCGACCGGCAGTGGCGGCGGCGGGGCCGGCGAGAGCTGCGAGCTCTGCGGCGCCAGCGACCGGGACCTGCGCGAGGCCACGGTGGCCGGCGCGACCCTGCAGGTCTGTTCGGACTGCGCCGAGCACGGCGACGGGGAGACCCGCGGAGCGAGCGGCTCGCGCGACGACCAGGACCGCGACCGGGACCGCCGCGCGGCCCAGAACGCCGCCAAGGTCCACGACGCCGCACAGGGAGACTCCACGCACTGGGAAGAGCACGGCACCGACTACGATGGAGACCAGTTGCCCTACCTGGTGAGAGACTACGGGCGGCGCGTGGTCGAGGCGCGACAGGAAGCGGGCCTCCAGACCGACGAACTCGCCGAGGAGGTCGAGGAGGACGAGTCGGACGTCCTCGCAGTCGAGCAGGGCCGCGCGACGCAGGCGAACGTCGGCGGCTCCGTGGTCGCGAAGCTCGAGGAGTTCCTCGACGTGGAACTCTCCGAGGAGCGCTGA
- a CDS encoding FAD-binding protein, whose translation MYEHDVIVVGAGGAGLRAAIAAHEEGADVALVTKLHPVRSHTGAAEGGINAALRDGDDWELHAYDTMKGSDYLGDAPAIDVFAQDAPEEVVQLEHWGMPFSREDDGRASQRPFGGMSFPRTTYAGAETGHHLLHTMYEQVVKRGIEVYDEWYVTNLAVTDHDDPEDRECHGAVAYEIATGNVEGFRANDGVILATGGLGQAFDHTTNAVANTGDGCAMAYRAGVPLEDMEMIQFHPTTLPSTGVLISEGVRGEGGILYNDDEERFMFEYGYANNDGELASRDVVSRAELTEVNNGRGIEDEYVHLDMRHLGEERILDRLENILHLAEDFEGVDGLDEPMPVKPGQHYAMGGIECDENGHTCIDGLYAAGETACVSLHGANRLGGNALPELLVFGARAGRHAAGADMKDAEIATGPSAQSEPGDVEPPVEPGAVDAGSDDVAADGAAVEPDEVLEHTVRRERERVESLLEEDGINHAEVRSDVQETMTENVNVFREEDNLRQALRDIRRGRERYQDVAVADPSRTYNTDLIHTMETRNILDVAEAITLGALAREEFRGAHWRAEFQERRDEEWIKHTMLAWDGGTPNLYYKPVLLESQWKEYEPKERSY comes from the coding sequence ATGTACGAACACGACGTAATCGTGGTCGGCGCGGGCGGCGCCGGCCTGCGAGCGGCCATCGCGGCTCACGAAGAGGGCGCCGACGTCGCGCTCGTGACGAAGCTCCACCCGGTCCGGAGCCACACGGGCGCGGCCGAGGGCGGCATCAACGCCGCGCTCCGCGACGGCGACGACTGGGAACTGCACGCCTACGACACGATGAAGGGGTCGGACTACCTCGGGGACGCGCCGGCCATCGACGTCTTCGCACAGGACGCGCCCGAGGAGGTCGTCCAGCTGGAGCACTGGGGCATGCCGTTCTCCCGCGAGGACGACGGCCGCGCCTCCCAGCGCCCCTTCGGCGGGATGTCGTTCCCGCGGACCACCTACGCCGGCGCCGAGACCGGCCACCACCTGCTGCACACGATGTACGAGCAGGTGGTCAAGCGTGGCATCGAGGTCTACGACGAGTGGTACGTCACCAACCTCGCGGTGACCGACCACGACGACCCGGAGGACCGCGAGTGCCACGGCGCCGTCGCCTACGAGATCGCGACGGGCAACGTCGAGGGCTTCCGCGCCAACGACGGCGTCATCCTCGCCACCGGCGGCCTCGGCCAGGCGTTCGACCACACGACCAACGCCGTGGCCAACACCGGCGACGGCTGCGCGATGGCCTACCGCGCCGGCGTCCCGCTGGAGGACATGGAGATGATCCAGTTCCACCCGACGACGCTCCCGTCGACGGGGGTGCTCATCTCCGAAGGCGTCCGCGGCGAGGGCGGCATCCTCTACAACGACGACGAGGAGCGGTTCATGTTCGAGTACGGCTACGCCAACAACGACGGCGAACTCGCCTCCCGCGACGTCGTCTCCCGCGCCGAGCTGACGGAGGTCAACAACGGGCGCGGCATCGAGGACGAGTACGTCCACCTCGACATGCGCCACCTCGGCGAGGAGCGCATCCTCGACCGCCTGGAGAACATCCTCCACCTCGCGGAGGACTTCGAGGGCGTCGACGGCCTCGACGAGCCGATGCCCGTCAAGCCCGGCCAGCACTACGCCATGGGCGGCATCGAGTGCGACGAGAACGGCCACACCTGCATCGACGGCCTCTACGCCGCCGGCGAGACGGCCTGCGTCTCCCTGCACGGCGCCAACCGCCTGGGCGGCAACGCGCTGCCCGAGCTGCTCGTGTTCGGCGCCCGCGCCGGCCGCCACGCCGCCGGCGCCGACATGAAGGACGCCGAGATCGCGACCGGCCCCTCCGCGCAGAGCGAACCGGGCGACGTCGAGCCGCCCGTCGAGCCCGGCGCGGTGGACGCGGGCAGCGACGACGTCGCCGCCGACGGCGCCGCGGTCGAGCCGGACGAGGTGCTGGAGCACACCGTCCGGCGCGAGCGCGAGCGCGTCGAGTCCCTCCTCGAAGAGGACGGGATCAACCACGCCGAGGTCCGCTCGGACGTCCAGGAGACGATGACCGAGAACGTCAACGTGTTCCGCGAGGAGGACAACCTGCGCCAGGCCCTGCGGGACATCCGCCGCGGCCGCGAACGCTACCAGGACGTCGCCGTCGCGGACCCCTCCCGGACGTACAACACCGACCTGATCCACACCATGGAGACGCGGAACATCCTCGACGTCGCCGAGGCCATCACGCTCGGCGCGCTGGCCCGCGAGGAGTTCCGCGGCGCCCACTGGCGCGCCGAGTTCCAGGAGCGCCGCGACGAGGAGTGGATCAAGCACACCATGCTCGCCTGGGACGGCGGCACGCCGAACCTCTACTACAAGCCCGTCCTGCTGGAGAGCCAGTGGAAGGAGTACGAGCCCAAAGAGCGCAGTTACTAG
- a CDS encoding DUF7127 family protein, translated as MTNHQQQLGDAPLRKFEYDDGTVVFAADVGAGPEPSVDVVDRTAIVVAGDEQYEFEVPADDAEVFIRNGVLTVEVNEEAH; from the coding sequence ATGACGAACCACCAGCAGCAGTTGGGCGACGCCCCGCTTCGGAAGTTCGAGTACGACGACGGGACGGTGGTGTTCGCGGCGGACGTGGGCGCCGGACCGGAGCCGTCGGTCGACGTCGTCGACCGGACGGCCATCGTCGTCGCCGGCGACGAGCAGTACGAGTTCGAGGTCCCCGCGGACGACGCGGAAGTGTTTATCCGAAACGGGGTCCTCACTGTCGAAGTGAACGAGGAGGCCCACTAA
- a CDS encoding CDC48 family AAA ATPase, translating into MKLTVKPLKQSEAGRGLAAVDRAAMQEMDLENGDYVVIQGHENDRGVARVWPGYPEDEGKGIVRIDSQLRQEANVGIDDRVEIEKADVNPAKSLTVALPQNLRVRGNVGPMIRNNLSGQAVTEGQTVPVSFGLGPLSSMSGQKIPLRIAETEPSGTVVITDQTEIEVSEKPAEQIAEGAASGGGGEETPDVAYEDIGGLDEELEQVREMIELPMRHPELFQQLGIEPPKGVLLHGPPGTGKTLMAKAVANEIDAYFTTISGPEIMSKYYGESEEQLREVFEEAEENAPAIVFIDEIDSIAPKRGETQGDVERRVVAQLLSLMDGLDERGDVIVIGATNRVDAIDPALRRGGRFDREIEIGVPDKEGRKEVLQVHTRGMPLSEDIDLEEYAENTHGFVGADLEQLTKEGAMNALRRVRPEIDLESDEIDAEVLESLEVSEEDFREAMKGIEPSALREVFVEVPDVTWEDVGGLEDTKERLRETIQWPLEYGDVFEAMDLEAAKGVLLYGPPGTGKTLLAKAVANEAQSNFISVKGPELLNKYVGESEKGVRDVFQKARENAPTVVFFDEIDSIAGERGGGTTDSGVGERVVSQLLTELDGIEEMEDVVVIATTNRPDLIDSALIRPGRLDRHVHVPVPDEEARRKILEVHTRDKPLADGVDLDSLARRTDGYVGADIEALAREASMAATREFINSVDPDDIDDSVGNVRITMDHFEHALDEVGASVDSEVRERYEEIEQRFDHTEAGLDDEASASRTFQ; encoded by the coding sequence ATGAAGCTCACCGTCAAACCCCTGAAGCAGAGCGAGGCGGGCCGCGGCCTGGCCGCCGTCGACCGCGCGGCCATGCAGGAGATGGACCTGGAGAACGGCGACTACGTCGTCATCCAGGGCCACGAGAACGACCGCGGGGTCGCCCGGGTCTGGCCCGGCTACCCCGAGGACGAGGGCAAGGGCATCGTCCGGATCGACAGCCAGCTCCGACAGGAGGCCAACGTCGGCATCGACGACCGCGTCGAGATCGAGAAGGCCGACGTCAACCCGGCGAAGAGCCTGACGGTCGCCCTGCCCCAGAACCTGCGGGTCCGGGGCAACGTCGGCCCGATGATCCGCAACAACCTCAGCGGCCAGGCCGTCACCGAGGGCCAGACCGTGCCCGTGAGCTTCGGGCTCGGTCCGCTCTCGTCGATGTCCGGCCAGAAGATCCCGCTGCGGATCGCCGAGACGGAGCCCTCCGGCACGGTCGTGATCACCGACCAGACCGAGATCGAGGTCTCCGAGAAGCCCGCCGAGCAGATCGCCGAGGGCGCCGCCAGCGGCGGCGGCGGCGAGGAGACCCCCGACGTGGCCTACGAGGACATCGGCGGCCTCGACGAGGAGCTAGAGCAGGTCCGCGAGATGATCGAGCTGCCGATGCGCCACCCCGAGCTGTTCCAGCAGCTCGGCATCGAGCCGCCGAAGGGCGTCCTCCTGCACGGCCCGCCGGGTACCGGGAAGACGCTCATGGCCAAGGCCGTCGCCAACGAGATCGACGCCTACTTCACGACCATCTCGGGCCCCGAGATCATGTCGAAGTACTACGGGGAGTCCGAGGAGCAGCTCCGCGAGGTCTTCGAGGAGGCCGAGGAGAACGCCCCGGCCATCGTCTTCATCGACGAGATCGACTCCATCGCGCCCAAGCGCGGCGAGACCCAGGGCGACGTCGAACGCCGGGTCGTCGCACAGCTCCTGAGCCTCATGGACGGCCTCGACGAGCGCGGCGACGTCATCGTCATCGGCGCGACCAACCGCGTCGACGCGATCGACCCCGCGCTGCGCCGCGGCGGCCGCTTCGACCGCGAGATCGAGATCGGCGTCCCCGACAAGGAGGGCCGCAAGGAGGTCCTGCAGGTCCACACCCGCGGGATGCCCCTCTCCGAGGACATCGACCTCGAGGAGTACGCCGAGAACACCCACGGCTTCGTCGGCGCCGACCTCGAGCAGCTGACCAAGGAGGGCGCGATGAACGCCCTCCGGCGCGTCCGCCCGGAGATCGACCTCGAGAGCGACGAGATCGACGCCGAGGTGCTGGAGTCGCTGGAGGTCTCCGAGGAGGACTTCCGCGAGGCGATGAAGGGCATCGAGCCCTCCGCCCTGCGGGAGGTCTTCGTCGAGGTCCCCGACGTCACCTGGGAGGACGTCGGCGGCCTCGAGGACACCAAAGAGCGCCTCCGCGAGACCATCCAGTGGCCCCTGGAGTACGGCGACGTCTTCGAGGCCATGGACCTGGAGGCCGCCAAGGGCGTCCTCCTGTACGGCCCGCCGGGCACCGGGAAGACGCTGCTCGCCAAGGCCGTCGCCAACGAGGCCCAGTCGAACTTCATCTCCGTGAAGGGCCCCGAGCTGCTGAACAAGTACGTCGGGGAGTCCGAGAAGGGCGTCCGCGACGTCTTCCAGAAGGCCCGGGAGAACGCCCCCACGGTGGTGTTCTTCGACGAGATCGACTCCATCGCGGGCGAGCGGGGCGGCGGCACCACCGACTCCGGCGTCGGTGAGCGCGTCGTCTCCCAGCTGCTGACCGAACTGGACGGCATCGAGGAGATGGAGGACGTCGTCGTCATCGCGACGACCAACCGGCCGGACCTCATCGACTCGGCGCTGATCCGCCCCGGCCGCCTGGACCGTCACGTCCACGTGCCGGTGCCCGACGAGGAGGCCCGCCGCAAGATCCTCGAGGTCCACACCCGCGACAAGCCGCTGGCCGACGGCGTCGACCTCGACTCGCTGGCCCGCCGCACGGACGGCTACGTCGGCGCCGACATCGAGGCCCTCGCCCGCGAGGCCTCGATGGCCGCCACTCGCGAGTTCATCAACAGCGTCGACCCCGACGACATCGACGACTCCGTCGGGAACGTCCGCATCACGATGGACCACTTCGAGCACGCCCTCGACGAGGTCGGCGCCAGCGTCGACAGCGAGGTCCGCGAGCGCTACGAGGAGATCGAACAGCGGTTCGACCACACCGAGGCCGGCCTCGACGACGAGGCCAGCGCGAGCCGCACCTTCCAGTAG
- a CDS encoding HAD family hydrolase yields the protein MTDDYDAVVYDLDGTLVRLDVDWATVRREAAAALRERGVDADGRDLWAMLDLAEERGHADAVESVVADHEVEGAESSELLTLVDELPLSVPVGVVSLNCESAVRRALELHGADEHVDAVAGRDTLDARKPDPTPLLWIAGELGVDPERSLFVGDSRSDAEAAEAAGFDFEWASDRGA from the coding sequence GTGACCGACGACTACGACGCCGTCGTCTACGACCTCGACGGGACGCTCGTGCGGCTGGACGTCGACTGGGCCACGGTGCGTCGGGAGGCGGCGGCCGCTCTCCGCGAGCGCGGCGTGGACGCCGACGGCCGGGACCTCTGGGCGATGCTCGACCTCGCCGAGGAACGGGGCCACGCCGACGCGGTCGAGTCGGTCGTCGCCGACCACGAGGTCGAGGGCGCCGAGTCCTCCGAGCTGCTGACGCTGGTCGACGAGCTGCCGCTGTCCGTTCCCGTGGGCGTCGTCTCGCTCAACTGCGAGTCGGCCGTCCGCCGTGCGCTCGAACTGCACGGGGCCGACGAGCACGTCGACGCGGTGGCGGGCCGGGACACGCTGGACGCCCGCAAGCCCGATCCGACGCCGCTGCTGTGGATCGCCGGGGAACTCGGCGTCGATCCGGAGCGGTCGCTGTTCGTGGGCGACTCCCGGAGCGACGCCGAGGCGGCCGAGGCGGCCGGCTTCGACTTCGAGTGGGCGAGCGACCGGGGCGCGTGA
- a CDS encoding ABC transporter ATP-binding protein, with protein MASQPSTTGDGASGTADAAAATDAPATDPDEAALYVDGLSKTFGSGSDAVRAVDDVSFAVDHGEVVGLLGPNGAGKTTTIKSILGLLLPDAGEVRIEGVDVYERPRRAYERVDAMFEGARNDYWRLTVRENLRYFAAIRGREPDAVADRHDELLDRLDLADRADTPVRDLSRGMKQKVSLASVLAGDVSVAFLDEPTLGLDVESSIALRRELRRLADERGLTLVVSSHDMNVVEDVCDRVIIVDDGRIVANDSVENLLAGYETRGYRIAVRGADDGDVAALRERFDVTGVERVEDRTRFEVAADSSTFYRLTDALEARGLEVATVETVQPDLAEAFVEMTGLGGRAAEGEASR; from the coding sequence ATGGCCAGCCAGCCCTCCACGACCGGCGACGGCGCGTCCGGGACGGCGGACGCGGCCGCGGCGACGGACGCACCGGCGACGGACCCCGACGAGGCGGCCCTGTACGTCGACGGCCTCTCGAAGACCTTCGGGAGCGGGTCGGACGCGGTGCGGGCCGTCGACGACGTCTCCTTCGCCGTCGACCACGGCGAGGTGGTCGGCCTGCTCGGTCCGAACGGCGCCGGCAAGACCACCACGATCAAGTCGATACTCGGCCTGCTGCTGCCCGACGCGGGCGAGGTCCGCATCGAGGGCGTCGACGTCTACGAGCGCCCGCGGCGGGCCTACGAGCGCGTCGACGCGATGTTCGAGGGCGCGCGCAACGACTACTGGCGGCTCACCGTCCGCGAGAACCTCCGCTACTTCGCGGCCATCAGGGGCCGGGAGCCGGACGCCGTCGCCGACCGCCACGACGAGCTACTCGACCGCCTGGACCTCGCTGACCGCGCCGATACCCCCGTTCGGGACCTCTCGCGGGGGATGAAGCAGAAGGTGTCGCTGGCGAGCGTCCTCGCCGGCGACGTCTCGGTGGCCTTCCTCGACGAGCCCACGCTCGGCCTCGACGTCGAGAGCTCGATCGCGCTGCGACGCGAGCTTCGACGTCTGGCCGACGAGCGGGGCCTGACGCTCGTCGTCTCCAGCCACGACATGAACGTCGTCGAGGACGTCTGCGACCGGGTGATCATCGTCGACGACGGGCGGATCGTGGCCAACGACAGCGTCGAGAACCTGCTCGCCGGCTACGAGACGCGGGGCTATCGAATCGCCGTCCGGGGCGCCGACGACGGCGACGTGGCGGCCCTCCGCGAGCGGTTCGACGTGACCGGCGTCGAGCGCGTCGAGGACCGCACCCGCTTCGAGGTGGCGGCGGACTCGTCGACGTTCTACCGGCTGACGGACGCGCTGGAGGCGCGCGGCCTGGAGGTCGCGACGGTCGAGACGGTCCAGCCCGACCTCGCCGAGGCGTTCGTGGAGATGACCGGCCTCGGCGGGCGGGCCGCGGAGGGGGAGGCGTCGCGATGA